Proteins encoded by one window of Vigna radiata var. radiata cultivar VC1973A chromosome 5, Vradiata_ver6, whole genome shotgun sequence:
- the LOC106762726 gene encoding IAA-amino acid hydrolase ILR1-like 6, translating to MKFRFSILLLSILLAVSAAVSVAEPTPSAAYNRVLFPDRRCQKAMSENSTRLGASPAAAECEVWSEACSEAVLKVARQSETAEWLRGIRRKIHANPELAFEEIETSRLVREELDLMEVNYRYPLAKTGIRAWIGTGGPPFVAIRADMDALPIQEAVEWEHRSKVAGKMHACGHDAHVAMLLGAAKILKTREHLLKGTVILIFQPAEEAGNGAKRMMQDGALEDVEAIFAAHVSHEHPTGIIGSRPGPLLAGCGFFRAVIRGKKGFAADPHRSVDPVLAASASVISLQGIVSRESNPLDSQVVSVTSFNGGNNLDMIPDTVVLGGTFRAFSNTSFYQLLERIEQVIVEQASVYRCWAEVDFFEKEYTIYPPTVNDERMYEHVKKVSVDLLGQKNFRVVPPMMGAEDFSFYSEVVPSAFFYIGIRNETLGSTHTGHSPYFMIDEDVLPIGAATHATIAERYLIQHD from the exons ATGAAATTCCGTTTCTCCATCCTGCTCCTATCAATCCTCCTCGCAGTCTCGGCGGCGGTTTCTGTCGCCGAGCCTACTCCCTCCGCTGCCTACAACCGCGTGCTGTTTCCTGACCGGAGATGCCAGAAGGCGATGTCGGAGAACAGCACAAGGCTCGGCGCGTCACCGGCGGCGGCGGAGTGCGAGGTGTGGAGCGAGGCTTGTTCGGAGGCGGTGCTGAAAGTAGCGCGGCAGTCGGAGACAGCGGAGTGGCTGAGAGGTATTCGGCGGAAGATCCACGCAAATCCTGAGTTGGCGTTTGAGGAAATCGAGACGAGTCGCTTGGTGAGAGAGGAGTTGGATCTGATGGAAGTTAACTATCGGTATCCCCTCGCGAAGACCGGTATTCGAGCTTGGATCGGCACTGGTGGTCCTCCTTTTGTTGCCATCAGAGCTGATATGGACGCACTTCCCATTCAG GAAGCTGTGGAGTGGGAGCACAGGTCTAAAGTTGCCGGCAAAATGCATGCTTGTGGGCACGACGCACACGTTGCCATGCTTCTTGGCGctgccaagattttgaaaactcgAGAGCATCTATTAAAG GGAACTGTAATTCTGATATTCCAGCCAGCCGAAGAAGCTGGAAATGGAGCAAAACGAATGATGCAAGATGGTGCTTTGGAGGACGTGGAAGCAATATTTGCAGCTCATGTATCCCATGAACATCCAACAGGAATAATCGGGTCAAGGCCTGGGCCCCTCCTTGCTGGTTGTGGGTTTTTCAGAGCCGTCATTAGAGGCAAAAAGGGTTTTGCTGCCGATCCTCACCGTTCTGTCGATCCTGTTTTGGCTGCTTCGGCTTCTGTTATCAGCTTACAGGGCATTGTCTCCCGCGAATCAAATCCACTCGATTCTCAG GTTGTCTCTGTAACTTCGTTTAATGGAGGCAACAATCTGGACATGATACCAGACACAGTGGTTCTCGGTGGGACTTTCAGAGCGTTCTCTAACACCAGCTTTTACCAGTTACTTGAAAGAATAGAACAG GTGATTGTTGAACAGGCAAGTGTGTACAGATGCTGGGCAGAAGTGGATTTCTTTGAAAAGGAGTACACGATTTATCCTCCAACAGTAAATGATGAGAGAATGTATGAGCATGTGAAGAAGGTATCTGTTGATTTGCTGGGTCAGAAGAATTTCAGGGTAGTTCCACCTATGATGGGTGCTGAAGATTTCTCCTTCTACTCCGAGGTGGTTCCCTCAGCTTTCTTCTACATAGGTATAAGGAATGAAACATTGGGGTCTACTCATACCGGACATTCTCCCTATTTCATGATTGATGAAGACGTTCTACCAATAGGTGCTGCTACTCATGCCACTATTGCAGAGAGGTATCTCATTCAACATGACTAA
- the LOC106761889 gene encoding delta-aminolevulinic acid dehydratase, chloroplastic: protein MASLITNAPSAVNCPSYVGLRAPQRTFNLCVPQPATKSFPPRLFVVRASDSEFEAAVVAGKVPSAPPVPPKPAAPVGTPVVPSLPLHRRPRRNRKSPALRSAFQETSISPANFVYPLFIHEGEEDTPIGAMPGCYRLGWRHGLVEEVAKARDVGVNSIVLFPKIPDALKSPTGDEAYNENGLVPRTIRLLKDKYPDLVIYTDVALDPYSSDGHDGIVREDGVIMNDETVHQLCKQAVAQAQAGADVVSPSDMMDGRVGALRAALDAEGFQHVSIMSYTAKYASSFYGPFREALDSNPRFGDKKTYQMNPANYREALTEMREDESEGADILLVKPGLPYLDIIRLLRDNSPLPIAAYQVSGEYAMIKAAGALKMIDEEKVMMESLMCLRRAGADIILTYSALQAARCLCGEKR from the exons ATGGCTTCTTTAATCACTAATGCGCCATCCGCGGTCAATTGCCCGAGCTATGTCGGTCTCCGAGCGCCGCAGAGGACCTTCAACTTATGCGTTCCTCAACCTGCCACGAAGTCGTTCCCTCCGCGCCTTTTCGTCGTGAGAGCGAGCGATTCCGAGTTCGAAGCCGCCGTTGTCGCTGGAAAGGTTCCGTCGGCGCCTCCCGTGCCGCCTAAACCGGCGGCTCCGGTTGGGACTCCGGTGGTCCCTTCGCTT CCACTTCATCGGCGTCCTCGTCGGAACCGGAAGTCGCCTGCGCTTCGGTCGGCTTTTCAGGAAACCAGTATTTCGCCGGCGAATTTTGTGTATCCGCTCTTCATCCACGAAG GCGAAGAAGATACTCCAATCGGAGCTATGCCTGGATGCTACAGGCTTGGATGGAGGCATGGACTTGTAGAAGAG GTTGCAAAAGCACGGGATGTTGGTGTTAATAGTATTGTGCTCTTCCCCAAAATTCCAGATGCTTTGAAG TCTCCCACAGGAGATGAAGCATACAATGAAAATGGTTTAGTGCCTCGGACAATTCGTTTGCTCAAGGATAAGTACCCAGACCTT GTTATTTATACGGATGTTGCATTAGATCCTTATTCATCAGATGGGCATGATGGCATAGTTAGAGAAGATG GAGTTATTATGAATGACGAAACAGTTCATCAGCTATGTAAACAAGCTGTAGCCCAG GCCCAAGCTGGAGCAGATGTTGTCAGTCCTAGTGATATGATGGATGGTCGAGTAGGAGCATTGCGTGCAGCTCTTGATGCTGAAGGCTTTCAACATGTTTCTATAATGTCCTATACGGCAAA GTATGCAAGTTCTTTCTATGGTCCATTTAGAGAGGCACTGGACTCCAATCCCCGGTTTGGAGACAAGAAAAC TTATCAGATGAACCCAGCTAATTACAGAGAAGCTCTGACTGAGATGCGGGAGGATGAATCTGAAGGGGCTGACATTCTCTTG GTAAAGCCTGGTCTTCCTTACTTGGATATCATAAGGCTGCTCAGGGATAATTCTCCTTTGCCAATTGCAGCATACCAG GTTTCTGGTGAATACGCAATGATAAAGGCTGCTGGTGCTCTCAAAATGATAGACGAAGAAAAAGTTATGATGGAGTCACTGATGTGCCTCCGAAGGGCCGGTGCCGATATCATCCTCACATATTCTGCTCTGCAAGCTGCCAGATGTTTGTGTGGAGAAAAGAGGTGA
- the LOC111241659 gene encoding uncharacterized protein LOC111241659, protein MFPMWGPFAPSDEGDESKEEVGEETKPMELSACSAEGLTPLKTMKLIGLIREKRVVVLIDSGANHNFISRRVVEELKLPVVDMPSYTVSLGDDHKKVTRGRCETVRISLGDTTVEEELYVLELGGVDVVLGIAWLAKLGEVVINWREMSMRFGVANEKITIRGDPALSRQLVEPRELWKIVDGDSWALVWELGVVEQETRGEVAHDLTEVQVVELRAVLQAHGCVFQEREGLPPRRNLEHRIVLKEGTNPINVRLYRYPYLMKEEIEKQVADMLKAGIIRPSQSPYSSLVILVKKKDESWRFCVDYRALNKATVPDKFPIPVIEELLDELKGARYFSKLDLKAGYHQIRMGAADISKTAFRTH, encoded by the coding sequence ATGTTTCCAATGTGGGGTCCTTTCGCTCCAAGTGACGAGGGTGATGAATCAAAAGAAGAGGTTGGCGAGGAGACGAAACCCATGGAGCTATCGGCGTGTTCTGCGGAGGGGTTGACGCCGCTGAAAACGATGAAGTTGATAGGGTTGATCAGGGAAAAACGAGTGGTGGTCCTCATTGATAGTGGGGCCAACCATAACTTCATTAGCCGGAGGGTGGTTGAGGAGTTGAAACTGCCGGTGGTGGATATGCCATCGTATACTGTGAGTCTCGGTGACGACCATAAGAAGGTGACGAGGGGGAGATGCGAAACAGTTCGAATAAGCTTGGGAGATACCACGGTAGAGGAGGAGCTATACGTGCTTGAACTGGGGGGTGTGGACGTCGTCTTGGGAATTGCCTGGTTGGCTAAACTGGGTGAAGTGGTGATTAACTGGAGGGAGATGTCGATGCGGTTTGGAGTGGCGAACGAGAAGATCACGATTCGGGGGGACCCGGCTTTATCAAGACAGCTGGTGGAACCTAGGGAGTTATGGAAGATAGTGGATGGTGACTCATGGGCACTTGTTTGGGAGTTAGGTGTAGTGGAGCAGGAAACAAGGGGTGAGGTGGCACATGATTTGACAGAAGTGCAGGTAGTGGAATTACGAGCTGTCCTGCAAGCCCATGGATGCGTGTTCCAGGAAAGAGAAGGGCTGCCACCTCGTCGCAATTTAGAGCATAGGATTGTGCTTAAAGAGGGAACAAATCCTATAAATGTCCGGCTATATAGATATCCATATCTCATGAAAGAGGAGATTGAAAAGCAAGTTGCAGACATGTTAAAAGCTGGTATTATAAGGCCCAGTCAGAGTCCTTACTCAAGTCTTGTAattttggtgaagaagaaggacGAAAGCTGGAGGTTCTGCGTTGATTATCGGGCCCTGAACAAAGCTACTGTTCCGGATAAATTCCCGATACCGGTTATTGAAGAGTTGCTGGATGAACTCAAGGGAGCAAGATATTTCTCCAAGTTGGACCTGAAGGCCGGCTATCATCAGATTAGGATGGGGGCAGCAGATATTTCGAAGACGGCCTTCCGAACCCACTAA